The genomic segment AAATGCCTTGTGGTAAATTATTGGTATAAATATCAAATTCTGTATTATATGAATCGCTCACAAATAATGTTTCACCCATATTATTTAAAAGACAATATTTAAACCTAGATGGTGATGTAATTATAGCTGAATTAGATGATGGGTTTGGAAAAATTTTATAATTCATTCTTTCGCTTTCATTATCCAAAACAGATGTTGTTGAACAAAGATTAGTCCATTTTAACAAAGCAGGTCTATCCAAACCAAGAGAATCTCTTAATGAAACTGAATTAAAAATTTTGATGCCATCATTTATCTGAGGATCCATTAAATAATGAAGGTATAGCCAATTTAGGCCAATAACATTGCCTTGTGAAACAAAATTGACTAAAGAATCTATGTAAATTTCTTGCTGTTGAGGAGAACAAGTCCAAGTCCCAATAAACGAATCAGCAGGCCAACCAGTTTCCGTGAAATATACTTGTTTATTGCCAATTTGTTGAAAAAAATCACTCATGTAATTTGAAGGGACTAAGGAGGCTTGATTATAATTAAAAAAAGGATATACAGTCATTCCAAACACATCAATTTTATTGAAATTAAAAACGTTGAGTGCATTCCAATAAGGAGTGTTCCATCCAACATTGACTCCATTTCCTGATAAATGTTCATAGTTAAAGATAGTTCCAAC from the Flavobacteriales bacterium genome contains:
- a CDS encoding glycosyl hydrolase 53 family protein encodes the protein MKRFFLTFLGSLVSLISVGQTFNGQLGYGVSPLGHSADFSQFGAFLNEVGLMCNGNGVVLVNANWRDNINTSGSIPTVHKTVSQLQPSPYGYHDMLAFPFAEYPTLFLNTNSDTTNNWTNSNMKSLFLQMLRNTADSLHPEYIFIGNEINFYWAQDSVDFLNFVGFYHQAYDTIKLYSPNTKVGTIFNYEHLSGNGVNVGWNTPYWNALNVFNFNKIDVFGMTVYPFFNYNQASLVPSNYMSDFFQQIGNKQVYFTETGWPADSFIGTWTCSPQQQEIYIDSLVNFVSQGNVIGLNWLYLHYLMDPQINDGIKIFNSVSLRDSLGLDRPALLKWTNLCSTTSVLDNESERMNYKIFPNPSSNSAIITSPSRFKYCLLNNMGETLFVSDSYNTEFDIYTNNLPQGIYFVKCLTENNHIHTLKLVKTN